A single Nocardioides bizhenqiangii DNA region contains:
- the htpX gene encoding zinc metalloprotease HtpX, with translation MDVHNHFNGLKTAALFAAIIGLLLAVGGVISAATGNAIFIWVFALIGVGTTAYGYWNSDKLAIRAMHAYPVTEQQQPDLYRIVRELSTAAGKPMPRLYVSPTNAPNAFATGRNPEHAAVAVTEGILGLLDERELRGVLGHELMHVYNRDILTSSVAAAVAGVISAVGQFLAFTSIFGGGSDEDRPNPLAMIAMALLAPFAAMVIQLAISRTREYDADEDGARLTGDPLALASALRKLELGTQHAPLPPTPQLQNASHLMIANPFRAQDVSRLFATHPPMADRIARLEAAARQQLR, from the coding sequence ATGGACGTGCACAACCACTTCAACGGACTGAAAACGGCCGCCCTGTTCGCGGCCATCATCGGCCTGCTCCTGGCCGTCGGCGGCGTCATCTCGGCGGCGACCGGAAACGCCATCTTCATCTGGGTCTTCGCCCTGATCGGCGTCGGGACCACGGCCTACGGCTACTGGAACTCCGACAAGCTCGCCATCCGGGCGATGCACGCCTATCCCGTGACCGAGCAGCAGCAGCCGGACCTGTACCGGATCGTGCGCGAGCTCTCGACCGCGGCCGGCAAGCCGATGCCGCGGCTCTACGTATCGCCGACCAATGCTCCGAACGCGTTCGCCACCGGGCGCAACCCGGAGCATGCCGCGGTGGCCGTCACTGAGGGCATCCTCGGGCTGCTCGACGAGCGCGAGCTGCGCGGCGTCCTCGGCCACGAGCTGATGCACGTCTACAACCGCGACATCCTCACCTCGTCGGTCGCGGCCGCGGTCGCCGGCGTGATCAGCGCGGTCGGCCAGTTCCTGGCGTTCACGTCGATCTTCGGCGGCGGCAGCGACGAGGACCGGCCCAACCCGCTCGCGATGATCGCGATGGCGCTGCTCGCACCGTTCGCGGCGATGGTGATCCAGCTCGCGATCAGCCGGACGCGGGAGTACGACGCCGACGAGGACGGCGCCCGGCTCACGGGCGACCCGCTCGCGCTCGCGTCCGCGTTGCGCAAGCTCGAGCTCGGGACGCAGCACGCGCCGCTGCCGCCGACCCCCCAGCTGCAGAACGCCAGCCACCTGATGATCGCGAACCCGTTCCGCGCCCAGGACGTCTCGCGCCTCTTCGCGACCCACCCGCCCATGGCGGACCGGATCGCCCGGCTCGAGGCCGCGGCGCGCCAGCAGCTGCGCTGA
- a CDS encoding CinA family protein — MTDPDPVVDRLIDAGATVATAESITAGRLGARLTDGAGASSAYLGGVITYATEVKISVLGVPEALVDDHGVISAECARAMAESVRTMMGSTYGVSTTGVAGPDTQEDQPVGTVFVAVAGADGTDVRRLALDGDRMEIQKQTVAEAMSALTAVVDAEERSAAGR; from the coding sequence ATGACCGACCCCGATCCCGTCGTCGACCGGCTCATCGACGCCGGCGCGACTGTCGCGACCGCCGAATCGATCACTGCGGGCCGGCTCGGCGCCCGGCTGACGGACGGCGCCGGCGCGTCGTCCGCCTACCTCGGCGGGGTCATCACCTACGCCACGGAGGTCAAGATCTCCGTGCTCGGTGTGCCCGAGGCCCTGGTCGACGACCACGGGGTCATCTCTGCGGAGTGCGCTCGCGCCATGGCCGAGAGCGTCCGGACCATGATGGGTTCGACGTACGGCGTCAGCACCACCGGTGTCGCGGGACCCGACACCCAGGAGGACCAGCCTGTCGGCACCGTCTTCGTGGCGGTCGCGGGGGCGGACGGTACTGACGTCCGCCGGCTCGCCCTCGACGGTGATCGGATGGAGATCCAGAAGCAGACGGTCGCCGAGGCGATGTCGGCGCTGACTGCGGTGGTGGACGCCGAGGAGCGGTCTGCGGCCGGTCGCTGA
- a CDS encoding helix-turn-helix domain-containing protein yields the protein MGMALFRRMLGDVLRERRSELGLTLREVSGVARVSLGYISEIERGQKEASSELLASLCDALEVPLSQVLRNVADAVAVEEHAVAPTPIGSLPQPDQVVASAA from the coding sequence ATCGGCATGGCGCTGTTTCGTCGGATGCTCGGTGATGTGCTGCGCGAGCGCCGCTCCGAGCTCGGCCTGACCCTTCGTGAGGTCTCCGGCGTCGCCCGGGTGAGCCTCGGCTACATCTCCGAGATCGAGCGCGGTCAGAAGGAAGCCTCGTCCGAGCTGCTGGCGTCGCTGTGCGACGCGCTCGAGGTGCCGCTGTCGCAGGTGCTGCGCAACGTCGCCGACGCCGTCGCCGTCGAGGAGCACGCGGTCGCCCCCACGCCGATCGGGTCGCTGCCGCAGCCCGACCAGGTCGTGGCCTCCGCCGCGTGA
- a CDS encoding ExeM/NucH family extracellular endonuclease, with protein MSSRPKVLVGLLGLGLTVATFSLAAPAAPAQAASPGLIINEVYGGGGSTSAAAAYKADFVELYNPTGGALPLNGLSLQYRSGTFSGTGTVSVLPLPDESVPAGSTYLVQVSSPLCSGNPCGGADVPSPDFSGTTLNMAAGSGQVILAQGTTGITTVGTSMHNATNVVDFVGYGTATSSETAPTGTALVNTQSTQRNDFVDNDNNSTDYSAPATPSPTPAESEPAALAATSEPNADATVNVPMSPVVLEATGGTPPYSWTTASTLPAGVTLSTAGELSGTPTETGAFPITATVTDDAAETDDVTFTLTVNEPLDITPIHEVQGEGAASPEVGNEVAVEGVITALYLTGGQNGMYIQTAGTGGATDATPNASDGIFVYGGPTLANLPGGLAIGDSVQVTGTVSEFNGSTQISPASASDVVELGAPLAPVTGLEIAYPTTEETREAQEGMLLAPTDTFTVTNNFNTNNFGEVGLATGDVPLKQPTEFVAPGDTAGINAIVAENTERAVILDDAATTNYLQNQTTKAIPLPWLTGTASPPRVGAEATLVSPVILAKAFNAWRFQPTSQVTDDGSDVATFEDTRAQNLTPADVGGDIEIATFNVLNFFNTTGEAYEDAGPLQDPPLDTFCTFFRDRQSNPIGNDSCGVRNLDNPDTPANEANSNNGSGPRGAATVASLTRQEQKLVHTINTLDASVVALEEMENSIKLPGETNRDEALAYLTFLLNDAAGSAKWKYVKSPSEATNAGAVAEQDVIRNAFIYQPAIVTPVGQSDILFGTTQFANAREPLAQAFKAAGAPNSDAFAVIVNHFKSKGDNASPAPPASGDNANSPLVGAFNGDRVRQADRLVEFADDFAAARDIEAVFLAGDFNSYTEEAPIHALEDGGFELVESTDDPTEESYSFSGLSGSLDHVLGNAAAIDMVTDADIWQINANESVAYQYSRYNYNATIFFNPNDPFATSDHNPEIVGLDLPDFTPATPKKIQVLSTNDFHGRLLPDAGNAAGAAPFATAVEELRAQAPAGNTIFAAAGDLIGASTFESFVQDDKPTIDALNEMGLEVSSVGNHEFDQGYDDLVNRVMAPETAENPLGGAEWDYIATNIDEPAGEDNLAESWVKTVDGVDIGFVGAVTEDLPALVNPAGMTDVDVLPIVQAVNDEAAALKTAGMDIIVLLVHEGSPSTDCMSSNFTDPATVFGNIAQNTSPDVDAIVSGHTHLAYDCRYTVDEWVTESREVTRRPVVSAGQYGTNLNQLVFNFDTTSGELLEIEQDLVGTAGVGYQADPEVQAIVDAAVVFANDIGNDVLGQMDGPFNRAVYQPASGTTENRGGESTLGNLVAEVQRWATQLPDQQVEADIAFMNPGGLRADMAGVANGGVRDLTYRQAANVQPFANTLVNMDLTGAQIETVLEQQWQRTATGSVPSRPFLRLGVSEGFTYTYVETPETVTAPNSAPVLTRKGEVTGMWLNGVAIDPAATYSVTVNSFLGTGGDNFFELANGANKVDTGKVDLAAMVEYMDQFTPEAPLEVDYSQRAVEVEFPAAAPSVYGEGDTVEFDVASWTMSNGSDVKDTNLQVKLGDTVLGTEPLDNAIGIRPYDDYGTASVSVTLPNELADGTTELTLVGEQTGTEVPVLIETQDGIIDIQILGTNDFHGRLVRDETVAGLHCDESQATPPAGNVLCPAAVLSSAVKQLRGENPNTVFAAAGDLIGATTFESFVQDDEPTIEALNEAGLEVSAAGNHEFDQGYEDLVGRVDDLADWEYIAANVEEPAGRDDLAETWTKTIDGVDVGFVGAVTEDLPALVSPDGIEGVTVTDIVDATNAAAADLKTAGADMVVLLVHEGSPSTSCASPNFTDESTVWGNITQNTSADVDAIISGHTHLAYNCSFPVQEWVDEDRAVTERPVVSSGQYGQNLNQLVFTVDAATGEVAAKTQSILALTEANYPEDPAVVQIVEDAIDFAFPIGQQVLGEIEAPFNRAKLANGTTENRGGESTLGNLVAEVQREQTPADQGGAQIAFMNPGGLRADMVGTLNGDVRELTYRQAANVQPFANGLTNMDMTGAQIETALEQQWQRTADGPSGTVPSRPFLRLGVSEGFTYTYVETPVTVNGTPTFEGEITGMWLDGVAIDPATSYSVTVNSFLASGGDNFRAFAAGTGKAQWGVTDLQAMVTYMDENTGVDPLPVDYSQRAVEVENVAASYTAGENVEFDVASWTMSAPGDVKDTEIQVKLGDEVLGTATLDNTIGTDVFDRYGTTHVNVELPDGTPAGPATLTLVGANTGTEILVPITIDKATPTVTGTDVSVEYGQDTTMPVTVEADGVVPTGTVELTVGDLVVGSGILVDGAVDVPISVQVPVGVHTVTISYSGDGSVEAAQGEATLTVTKATPTVTGTDVSVDYGQGTTMPVTVEAEGVVPSGTVDLKVGDLVVGSGTLVDGAADVAIAANQVSVGVHTVTVVYSGDASVATAQGTATLTVTKATPTVTGTRTVVEYGRATTMAVEVGATGVVPTGQVVLKVGDVRLGSGTLTDGAADATIGARKLIPGTYVVTIRYDGDEFVEAATGTATLVVKKATPTVVAPNTSMTFGQTGTMTVKVKATGVVPSGTVRVFSAEGKALSAATALVNGQAVVTLTARKLPASSTPHTVTVKYSGDEFVKPGTDTASLRVKNP; from the coding sequence ATGTCTTCACGCCCCAAGGTCCTGGTCGGTCTGCTCGGTCTCGGCCTGACCGTCGCAACGTTCTCTCTCGCCGCCCCGGCCGCCCCGGCCCAGGCCGCAAGCCCTGGCCTGATCATCAACGAGGTGTACGGCGGTGGCGGCTCAACCTCGGCGGCTGCGGCCTACAAGGCCGACTTCGTCGAGCTCTACAACCCGACCGGCGGCGCCCTGCCGCTGAACGGCCTGAGCCTGCAGTACCGCAGCGGCACGTTTAGCGGCACGGGCACCGTCAGCGTCCTCCCTCTTCCCGACGAGAGTGTCCCGGCAGGCAGCACCTATCTCGTCCAGGTGAGCAGCCCGCTCTGCTCGGGCAACCCGTGCGGGGGCGCCGACGTTCCGTCGCCCGACTTCTCGGGCACCACCCTGAACATGGCCGCGGGTAGCGGCCAGGTCATCCTCGCCCAGGGGACCACCGGCATCACGACCGTCGGCACCTCGATGCACAACGCAACGAACGTCGTGGACTTCGTCGGCTACGGCACGGCGACGTCCTCCGAGACCGCACCGACCGGGACCGCGCTGGTCAACACTCAGTCCACTCAGCGCAACGACTTCGTCGACAACGACAACAACTCCACCGACTACTCGGCTCCTGCGACTCCCTCACCGACCCCGGCCGAGTCCGAGCCGGCAGCGCTCGCCGCGACGAGCGAGCCCAACGCCGACGCGACCGTCAACGTGCCGATGAGCCCGGTCGTGCTCGAGGCCACCGGCGGCACGCCGCCGTACAGCTGGACCACAGCGAGCACCCTGCCGGCCGGCGTGACCCTGTCCACCGCCGGCGAGCTCAGTGGCACGCCGACCGAGACGGGCGCCTTCCCGATCACCGCGACCGTTACCGACGACGCCGCCGAGACCGACGACGTCACCTTCACGCTCACCGTGAACGAGCCGCTCGACATCACTCCGATCCACGAGGTCCAGGGAGAAGGCGCCGCCTCGCCGGAGGTCGGCAACGAGGTTGCGGTCGAAGGTGTCATCACCGCGCTCTACCTGACCGGCGGCCAGAACGGGATGTACATCCAGACGGCCGGCACTGGCGGCGCGACCGACGCGACTCCGAACGCCTCGGACGGCATCTTCGTCTACGGCGGCCCCACGCTCGCCAACCTCCCCGGAGGCCTCGCCATCGGCGACTCCGTCCAGGTCACCGGAACGGTCAGCGAGTTCAACGGCAGCACCCAGATCTCCCCCGCGAGCGCGTCCGACGTCGTCGAGCTCGGCGCCCCGTTGGCGCCGGTCACCGGTCTCGAGATCGCCTACCCGACGACCGAGGAGACCCGCGAGGCCCAGGAGGGCATGCTGCTCGCGCCGACGGACACCTTCACCGTCACCAACAACTTCAACACCAACAACTTCGGCGAGGTGGGCCTCGCCACGGGCGACGTCCCGCTCAAGCAGCCGACCGAGTTCGTGGCGCCCGGCGACACCGCCGGCATCAACGCGATCGTCGCCGAGAACACCGAGCGCGCCGTCATTCTCGACGACGCAGCCACCACCAACTACCTGCAGAACCAGACCACCAAGGCGATCCCGCTGCCCTGGCTGACGGGGACCGCTTCCCCGCCGCGAGTGGGCGCAGAGGCGACCCTGGTCTCGCCGGTGATCCTGGCGAAGGCGTTCAACGCGTGGCGGTTCCAGCCCACCTCGCAGGTCACCGACGACGGCAGCGATGTCGCCACCTTCGAGGACACCCGTGCGCAGAACCTGACCCCGGCGGACGTGGGCGGCGACATCGAGATCGCGACCTTCAACGTCCTCAACTTCTTCAACACCACTGGTGAGGCGTACGAGGACGCCGGTCCGCTCCAGGACCCGCCGCTCGACACGTTCTGCACGTTCTTCAGGGATCGGCAGAGCAACCCGATCGGCAACGACTCATGCGGGGTTCGCAACCTCGACAACCCGGACACGCCGGCGAACGAGGCGAACAGCAACAACGGCAGCGGCCCGCGTGGTGCGGCCACCGTCGCGAGCCTGACGCGTCAGGAGCAGAAGCTCGTCCACACCATCAACACCCTCGACGCCAGCGTCGTCGCGCTCGAGGAGATGGAGAACTCCATCAAGCTCCCGGGCGAGACCAACCGCGACGAGGCGCTGGCCTACCTGACGTTCCTGCTCAACGACGCCGCCGGCAGCGCCAAGTGGAAGTACGTCAAGAGCCCGAGCGAGGCCACCAACGCCGGTGCCGTCGCTGAGCAGGACGTGATCCGCAACGCGTTCATCTACCAGCCCGCGATCGTCACTCCGGTCGGCCAGTCGGACATCCTGTTCGGCACCACCCAGTTCGCCAACGCCCGCGAGCCGCTGGCCCAGGCGTTCAAGGCCGCCGGCGCTCCCAACAGCGACGCCTTCGCCGTCATCGTCAACCACTTCAAGTCGAAGGGCGACAACGCATCCCCGGCGCCGCCGGCCTCCGGCGACAACGCCAACAGCCCCCTCGTCGGCGCCTTCAACGGCGACCGAGTGCGGCAGGCCGACCGCTTGGTGGAGTTCGCCGACGACTTCGCCGCGGCCCGCGACATCGAGGCCGTGTTCTTGGCCGGCGACTTCAACTCCTACACGGAGGAAGCGCCGATCCATGCCCTCGAGGACGGTGGCTTCGAGCTCGTCGAGTCGACCGACGACCCGACGGAGGAGAGCTACTCCTTCAGCGGCCTCTCCGGCTCGCTCGACCACGTGCTCGGCAACGCCGCCGCGATCGACATGGTGACCGACGCCGACATCTGGCAGATCAACGCCAACGAGTCGGTGGCGTACCAGTACAGCCGCTACAACTACAACGCGACGATCTTCTTCAACCCGAACGACCCGTTCGCGACCTCGGACCACAACCCCGAGATCGTCGGGCTCGACCTGCCGGACTTCACGCCGGCTACGCCGAAGAAGATCCAGGTCCTCAGCACCAACGACTTCCACGGCCGGCTGCTGCCGGACGCCGGCAACGCCGCCGGTGCGGCGCCGTTCGCCACGGCCGTCGAGGAGCTGCGGGCGCAAGCACCGGCGGGCAATACGATCTTCGCCGCTGCCGGCGACCTGATCGGTGCCTCGACGTTCGAGTCGTTCGTCCAGGACGACAAGCCGACCATCGACGCCCTCAACGAGATGGGCCTCGAGGTCTCCTCTGTGGGCAACCACGAGTTCGACCAGGGTTACGACGACCTCGTGAACCGCGTGATGGCGCCGGAGACGGCGGAGAACCCCCTCGGCGGCGCCGAGTGGGACTACATCGCGACCAACATCGACGAGCCCGCGGGCGAGGACAACCTCGCCGAGAGCTGGGTCAAGACCGTCGACGGCGTCGACATCGGCTTCGTCGGGGCGGTGACCGAGGACCTCCCGGCCCTGGTCAACCCCGCGGGCATGACCGACGTCGACGTGCTGCCGATCGTCCAGGCCGTCAACGACGAGGCAGCCGCCCTCAAGACGGCGGGCATGGACATCATCGTGCTGCTGGTCCACGAGGGTTCTCCCTCGACCGACTGCATGTCGTCGAACTTCACCGACCCCGCAACCGTGTTCGGCAACATCGCCCAGAACACCTCGCCCGACGTCGACGCGATCGTGTCCGGACACACGCACCTCGCCTACGACTGCCGCTACACGGTGGACGAGTGGGTGACGGAGTCGCGTGAGGTGACGCGTCGTCCGGTGGTCTCCGCCGGTCAGTACGGCACCAACCTCAACCAGCTGGTGTTCAACTTCGACACCACCTCCGGTGAGCTGCTCGAGATCGAGCAGGACCTCGTCGGCACCGCCGGCGTCGGCTACCAGGCCGACCCCGAGGTGCAGGCGATCGTCGACGCCGCGGTGGTCTTCGCCAACGACATCGGCAACGACGTGCTGGGCCAGATGGATGGCCCGTTCAACCGCGCCGTCTACCAGCCGGCCTCCGGCACGACCGAGAACCGTGGCGGCGAGTCGACGCTGGGCAACCTGGTCGCCGAGGTGCAGCGGTGGGCGACCCAGTTGCCGGACCAGCAGGTCGAGGCCGACATCGCGTTCATGAACCCGGGTGGTCTTCGCGCCGACATGGCGGGCGTTGCCAACGGTGGGGTGCGTGACCTGACCTACCGCCAGGCCGCCAACGTCCAGCCGTTCGCCAACACGTTGGTCAACATGGACCTGACCGGTGCTCAGATCGAGACCGTCCTCGAGCAGCAGTGGCAGCGCACGGCGACCGGCAGCGTGCCGTCGCGGCCGTTCCTGCGGCTCGGTGTGTCCGAGGGCTTCACCTACACCTACGTGGAGACCCCCGAGACGGTGACCGCGCCGAACTCGGCCCCGGTCCTCACCCGCAAGGGCGAGGTCACGGGCATGTGGCTCAACGGTGTGGCGATCGACCCGGCAGCGACGTACTCGGTAACGGTGAACTCGTTCCTCGGCACCGGCGGCGACAACTTCTTCGAGCTCGCCAACGGCGCCAACAAGGTGGACACCGGCAAGGTGGACCTCGCGGCGATGGTCGAGTACATGGATCAGTTCACCCCGGAGGCACCGCTCGAGGTCGACTACAGCCAGCGGGCCGTCGAGGTCGAGTTCCCGGCCGCCGCGCCGTCGGTCTACGGAGAGGGCGACACCGTCGAGTTCGACGTCGCGTCGTGGACCATGTCCAACGGCAGCGACGTCAAGGACACCAACCTGCAGGTCAAGCTGGGCGACACCGTGCTCGGCACGGAACCCCTCGACAACGCGATCGGGATCCGGCCCTACGACGACTACGGCACCGCCTCGGTGAGCGTCACGCTCCCCAACGAGCTGGCCGACGGGACCACCGAGCTGACCCTGGTGGGCGAGCAGACCGGCACCGAGGTGCCGGTGCTGATCGAGACCCAGGACGGCATCATCGACATCCAGATCCTGGGTACGAATGACTTCCATGGTCGTTTGGTGCGGGACGAGACGGTTGCGGGTCTGCATTGTGATGAGTCGCAGGCCACGCCTCCGGCCGGCAACGTGCTGTGTCCGGCTGCTGTGTTGTCGAGCGCCGTTAAGCAGCTGCGTGGTGAGAACCCGAACACGGTGTTCGCTGCGGCTGGTGACTTGATCGGTGCGACGACGTTCGAGTCGTTCGTGCAGGATGACGAGCCGACGATCGAGGCGTTGAACGAGGCTGGTCTTGAGGTCTCGGCTGCTGGTAACCACGAGTTCGACCAGGGTTATGAGGACCTGGTGGGTCGGGTGGACGATCTGGCGGACTGGGAGTACATCGCTGCGAACGTCGAGGAGCCGGCGGGTCGTGACGACCTGGCGGAGACCTGGACCAAGACCATCGACGGTGTCGATGTCGGGTTCGTGGGCGCGGTGACCGAGGACCTGCCTGCGCTGGTGTCGCCGGATGGCATCGAGGGTGTCACGGTGACTGACATCGTGGACGCGACGAACGCGGCGGCGGCCGATCTGAAGACCGCTGGTGCGGACATGGTCGTGCTGCTGGTGCACGAGGGTTCGCCGAGCACGTCGTGTGCGTCGCCGAACTTCACCGACGAGAGCACGGTGTGGGGCAACATCACCCAGAACACCTCGGCGGACGTGGACGCGATCATCTCGGGTCACACGCACCTGGCCTACAACTGCTCCTTCCCGGTGCAGGAGTGGGTCGACGAGGACCGTGCTGTGACCGAGCGGCCGGTGGTGTCGTCTGGTCAGTACGGGCAGAACCTGAACCAGCTGGTGTTCACCGTGGACGCGGCGACCGGTGAGGTTGCGGCGAAGACGCAGTCGATCCTGGCGTTGACCGAGGCGAACTACCCCGAGGACCCGGCTGTGGTCCAGATCGTGGAGGACGCGATCGACTTCGCGTTCCCGATCGGGCAGCAGGTGCTGGGTGAGATCGAGGCGCCGTTCAACCGGGCCAAGCTCGCCAACGGCACCACGGAGAACCGTGGTGGGGAGTCCACCTTGGGCAACTTGGTGGCCGAGGTGCAGCGCGAGCAGACGCCGGCCGACCAGGGTGGTGCGCAGATCGCGTTCATGAACCCCGGTGGCCTGCGGGCCGACATGGTCGGGACCCTGAACGGCGACGTCCGTGAGCTGACCTACCGGCAGGCGGCCAATGTGCAGCCGTTCGCCAACGGTCTGACCAACATGGACATGACCGGCGCCCAGATCGAGACCGCGTTGGAGCAGCAGTGGCAGCGCACGGCGGACGGGCCTTCGGGCACGGTCCCGTCGCGGCCGTTCCTGCGGCTGGGTGTCTCGGAGGGCTTCACCTACACCTATGTCGAGACTCCGGTCACGGTCAACGGGACGCCGACGTTCGAGGGCGAGATCACCGGGATGTGGCTCGACGGGGTCGCGATCGACCCGGCGACGTCGTACTCGGTGACGGTGAACTCGTTCCTGGCATCCGGTGGTGACAACTTCCGAGCCTTCGCTGCTGGTACGGGCAAGGCCCAATGGGGTGTCACCGACCTGCAGGCGATGGTGACCTACATGGATGAGAACACCGGTGTCGATCCGCTGCCGGTGGACTACAGCCAGCGCGCGGTCGAGGTGGAGAACGTGGCCGCCAGCTACACCGCTGGTGAGAACGTGGAGTTCGATGTCGCCTCGTGGACCATGTCCGCCCCCGGCGACGTGAAGGACACCGAGATCCAGGTCAAGCTCGGCGACGAGGTGCTCGGCACCGCGACGCTGGACAACACCATCGGCACCGACGTCTTCGACCGGTACGGCACCACCCACGTCAACGTCGAGCTCCCGGACGGCACGCCGGCCGGCCCGGCGACGTTGACCCTGGTCGGCGCGAACACCGGGACCGAGATCCTGGTCCCGATCACGATCGACAAGGCGACGCCGACGGTGACCGGGACGGACGTGTCGGTCGAGTACGGCCAGGACACGACCATGCCGGTGACGGTCGAGGCTGACGGTGTCGTGCCGACAGGCACGGTCGAGCTCACGGTGGGCGACCTCGTGGTGGGGTCGGGGATCCTGGTCGACGGCGCCGTTGACGTGCCGATCTCCGTGCAGGTGCCGGTCGGCGTCCACACGGTGACGATCAGCTACTCCGGTGACGGGTCGGTCGAGGCGGCTCAGGGTGAGGCCACGCTGACGGTCACCAAGGCGACGCCGACGGTGACCGGGACGGACGTGTCGGTCGACTACGGCCAGGGCACGACGATGCCGGTGACGGTCGAGGCCGAGGGTGTGGTGCCTTCGGGCACGGTCGACCTCAAGGTCGGCGACCTCGTCGTGGGATCGGGAACGCTGGTCGACGGCGCGGCCGACGTGGCCATCGCCGCCAACCAGGTGTCGGTCGGCGTGCACACGGTGACAGTCGTCTACTCCGGTGACGCTTCGGTTGCGACGGCTCAGGGCACGGCCACGCTGACGGTCACGAAGGCGACGCCGACGGTGACCGGCACACGGACCGTGGTGGAGTACGGCCGGGCCACGACCATGGCCGTCGAGGTGGGCGCCACGGGTGTGGTCCCGACCGGGCAGGTCGTACTCAAGGTCGGCGACGTCCGGCTCGGCAGCGGAACGCTGACTGACGGTGCCGCGGATGCGACGATCGGCGCCAGGAAGTTGATCCCCGGCACCTACGTGGTGACGATCCGGTACGACGGCGACGAGTTCGTCGAGGCGGCGACCGGCACTGCCACGCTGGTGGTCAAGAAGGCGACGCCGACGGTGGTGGCGCCGAACACCTCGATGACCTTCGGCCAGACCGGCACCATGACGGTCAAGGTCAAGGCGACCGGAGTGGTCCCGTCCGGGACGGTCCGGGTGTTCAGTGCCGAAGGTAAGGCTCTGAGCGCGGCGACCGCTCTGGTCAACGGTCAGGCCGTGGTGACACTGACGGCGAGGAAGCTGCCGGCCTCGAGCACGCCGCACACGGTGACGGTCAAGTACTCGGGCGACGAGTTCGTCAAGCCCGGTACGGACACCGCATCGCTGAGGGTGAAGAACCCCTAG
- a CDS encoding Fpg/Nei family DNA glycosylase, protein MPEGDAVFLTARRLDRGLAGQILTATDFRWPSLATVDLGGATVHGTGTHGKHLLTRLEHDGRSLTLHTHLKMEGVWRVVDAGRRWPRPAHEARVVLKTGDRDAVGFALGVVELVATADEDSIIGHLGPDLMAKDFDEQEALRRLLADPERPLGEALLDQTVVAGIGTIYLAEVCFLQGAHPLGPVSAVRDPARLLQRARQLLRNGVYYGRPTTAGERKGAVWVFRRQRQSCLRCGTPIQVGEVGPETKRRTTYWCPSCQPESSL, encoded by the coding sequence ATGCCCGAGGGTGACGCCGTCTTCCTGACCGCGCGTCGGCTCGACCGCGGGCTCGCCGGGCAGATCCTCACCGCGACCGACTTCCGCTGGCCGTCGCTGGCGACCGTCGACCTGGGCGGGGCCACCGTCCACGGCACCGGCACTCACGGCAAGCACCTGCTCACCCGCCTCGAGCACGACGGCCGCTCGCTGACCCTGCACACCCACCTGAAGATGGAGGGCGTCTGGCGAGTGGTGGACGCCGGACGCCGGTGGCCGCGGCCCGCGCACGAGGCGCGGGTCGTGCTCAAGACCGGGGACAGGGACGCGGTGGGCTTCGCCCTCGGCGTGGTGGAGCTGGTCGCGACCGCGGACGAGGACAGCATCATCGGCCACCTCGGTCCCGACCTGATGGCCAAGGACTTCGACGAGCAGGAGGCGCTCCGCCGGCTCCTTGCCGACCCCGAACGCCCACTCGGCGAGGCGCTGCTCGACCAGACCGTCGTCGCCGGCATCGGCACCATCTACCTCGCCGAGGTCTGCTTCCTCCAGGGCGCCCACCCGCTCGGCCCGGTCAGCGCCGTCCGCGACCCGGCACGGCTGCTCCAGCGCGCCCGTCAGCTGCTCCGCAACGGCGTCTACTACGGCCGGCCCACCACAGCGGGCGAGCGGAAGGGCGCGGTGTGGGTCTTCCGCCGACAGCGCCAGTCGTGCCTGCGCTGCGGCACCCCGATCCAGGTGGGCGAGGTCGGTCCCGAGACGAAGCGGCGGACGACGTACTGGTGCCCCTCGTGTCAGCCTGAGAGTTCGCTGTGA